From the genome of Pseudomonas sp. FP453:
CAACCTGGTGTGCGCCTGCCCGTCGATCGAGAGCTACGCGTAAACCTGACTGACGGAACACGATTCAATGTGGGAGCTGGCTTGCCTGCGATAGCGGTGTATCAGTGACAGAGATGTTGCCTGACCCACTGCTATCGCAGGCAAGCCAGCTCCCACATGGACCTCCTCCACAGTTAGACCGAGTCCATCCAGAAAATAATAAGAAACCGGAGAACAACTCATGTCTTTAAGCGTGTTCGACCTGTTCAAGATTGGCATCGGCCCCTCCAGTTCCCACACCGTTGGCCCGATGCGCGCCGCCGCTCGATTCGTCGAGGGTCTCAAGCGCGACCACCTGCTGGGCACCACCACCTGCGTCAAGGTGGAGCTCTATGGCTCGTTGGGCGCCACTGGCAAAGGCCACGGCAGCGACAAGGCCGTGTTGCTGGGCCTGGAAGGCGAACACCCCGACACCGTGAATACCGAAACCGTGGCTGCCCGCCTGGCGCAGATGCGCAAGGACGGCCGCCTGAATTTGCTCGGTGAACACAGCATTGCGTTCAACGAGAAAGAACACCTGGCGATGATCCGCAAACCCCTCGCCTACCATCCCAACGGCATGATCTTTCGTGCTTTCGACGCCACCAACATCCAGATCCGCAGCCGTGAGTACTACTCGGTCGGCGGTGGTTTTGTGGTGGATGAAGACGCCGCCGGCGCCGACCGCATCGTCGAAGATGCCACACCGCTGACCTTCCCGTTCAAGCATGCCAAGGACCTGCTCGGCCATTGCACCACCTACGGGCTGTCCATCAGCCAGGTCATGCTGACCAACGAAAGTGCCTGGCGCCCCGAAGCGGAAACCCGCGCCGGGTTGCTGAAGATCTGGCAAGTGATGCAGGACTGCGTGGATGCGGGCTGTCGCAACGAAGGCATCTTGCCCGGTGGCTTGAAGGTCAAGCGCCGCGCGGCGGCGTTGCATCGGCAACTGTGCAAGCACCCGGAGTCGGCGCTGCGGGATCCGCTGTCGGTGCTGGACTGGGTCAACCTGTACGCGCTGGCCGTCAACGAAGAAAACGCCAACGGCGGGCGCGTGGTGACGGCGCCCACCAACGGCGCGGCCGGGATTGTGCCGGCCGTGCTGCATTACTACATGCGCTTTATCCCCGGTGCGAATGAAGATGGCGTGGTGCGCTTCCTGCTCACCGCTGCCGCCATCGGCATTCTCTACAAGGAAAACGCCTCGATCTCCGGTGCCGAAGTCGGCTGCCAGGGCGAAGTCGGCGTGGCCTGCTCCATGGCCGCCGGCGCCCTGTGCGAAGTGTTGGGCGGCACGGTGTCCCAGGTGGAAAACGCCGCCGAGATCGGCATGGAACACAACCTCGGCCTGACCTGCGACCCGATTGGCGGGCTGGTGCAGGTGCCGTGCATCGAGCGCAACGCAATGGGCTCGGTGAAAGCCATCAATGCGGTGCGCATGGCCTTGCGCGGCGACGGGCAGCACTTTGTGTCCCTCGACAAGGTCATCCGCACCATGCGCCAGACCGGCGCCGATATGAAAAGCAAATACAAGGAAACCGCCCGTGGCGGTTTGGCGGTCAACATTATCGAGTGCTGACGCCTCAAGGCGCGCCAGCACGTTTTTCAGGAGCTGAACATGTCCACCGAAACCCTGTTGAAAACCCCATTGCACGCCCTGCACCTCGAACTCGGCGCGCGCATGGTGCCCTTCGCCGGCTACGACATGCCGGTGCAATACCCGTTGGGCGTGATGAAGGAACACCTGCACACCCGTGATCAGGCCGGGCTGTTCGACGTGTCCCACATGGGCCAGATCCGCCTCACTGGCGCGAATGCCGCCAAGGCCCTGGAAACCCTGGTACCGGTCGACATCATCGACCTGCCGGTGGGCATGCAGCGTTATGCGATGTTCACCAATGACCAAGGCGGCATCCTCGACGACCTGATGGTGGCCAACCTGGGTAACGACGAGCTGTTCCTGGTGGTCAATGCCGCGTGCAAGGACCAGGACCTGGCGCACCTGCGCACACACATTGGCGAACAGTGCAGCATCGAGCCGCTGTTCGAAGAACGCGCCCTGCTCGCCCTGCAAGGCCCGGCGGCGGTGAAGGTGCTGGCGCGCCTCGCACCGGAAGTGACCAAGATGACCTTCATGCAGTTCGCCACCCTGCGCCTGCTGGGTGTGGAGTGCTACGTCAGCCGTTCGGGCTACACGGGTGAAGACGGCTTTGAAATCTCCGTGCCCGCCGCCAACGCCGAAAGCCTGGCCCGCAGCCTGCTGGCCGAGACCGAAGTACAGGCCATCGGCCTGGGCGCCCGCGATTCCCTGCGCCTGGAAGCCGGCCTGTGCCTGTACGGCCACGACATGAACGCCGAGACCACCCCCATCGAAGCCAGCCTGCTGTGGGCGATCTCCAAGGCCCGTCGCGCCGATGGCCCGCGTGCCGGGTGGTTTCCCGGGCGCCGATCGCATCTTTACCCAGCAGCAAACCGGTGTGAGCCGCAAGCGTGTGGGCCTGCTGCCCCAAGAGCGTACGCCGGTGCGTGAAGGCGCAGAGATCGTCGACGAACACGGCACCGTGATCGGCAACGTGTGCAGCGGCGGTTTTGGCCCGACCCTCGGCGGCCCGCTGGCCATGGGTTACCTGGACAGCGCATTCACGGCACTGGATACGGAAGTGTCTGCGTTGGTACGTGGGGAAAAAGGTGCCACTTCGTGTAAGTAAAATGCCATTTGTGCCGCAACGTTACTATCGCGGCTGATTGACTGTTTCTATAAGTAACGCGGCTGCGTTAACGCGCACTAATTTGTAACGCAGCCGCCATAAAACAGTGCATTGACGATAGTCAATTTAATAGGGGATAACCTATAACAAGTGATCAACTCTATCGAATAAGCCGAATCCACCGCGGTGACAAAAGTGTCATAAAGCCGAGCAAACGCTGGGGTTTTGGCAGGGCTTGTATTTTCTCTATTAGTTGGCGTAGAGTTTGCCCACTGTGTTTGCATGGGTCGCTTTGAACCTGG
Proteins encoded in this window:
- a CDS encoding L-serine ammonia-lyase — translated: MSLSVFDLFKIGIGPSSSHTVGPMRAAARFVEGLKRDHLLGTTTCVKVELYGSLGATGKGHGSDKAVLLGLEGEHPDTVNTETVAARLAQMRKDGRLNLLGEHSIAFNEKEHLAMIRKPLAYHPNGMIFRAFDATNIQIRSREYYSVGGGFVVDEDAAGADRIVEDATPLTFPFKHAKDLLGHCTTYGLSISQVMLTNESAWRPEAETRAGLLKIWQVMQDCVDAGCRNEGILPGGLKVKRRAAALHRQLCKHPESALRDPLSVLDWVNLYALAVNEENANGGRVVTAPTNGAAGIVPAVLHYYMRFIPGANEDGVVRFLLTAAAIGILYKENASISGAEVGCQGEVGVACSMAAGALCEVLGGTVSQVENAAEIGMEHNLGLTCDPIGGLVQVPCIERNAMGSVKAINAVRMALRGDGQHFVSLDKVIRTMRQTGADMKSKYKETARGGLAVNIIEC